One Aquisalimonas asiatica DNA window includes the following coding sequences:
- the pal gene encoding peptidoglycan-associated lipoprotein Pal: MTHSKRFAPWLLAAAFALVLAGCATPGEDEERVEDQDDELTEEEMAALDEEERREAEARAARERGALEGEALEAALDDPDSPISDRVVYFAFDSSDIRDEDMEILEAHGEFLSDHPNQEVTIEGHTDERGAREYNLALGERRAESVKRILVLSGASEDQLEVVSYGEESPVASGSDEEAYQQNRRAELVY, encoded by the coding sequence ATGACGCATAGCAAACGGTTTGCCCCCTGGCTGCTCGCCGCCGCTTTCGCACTGGTCCTTGCCGGTTGCGCCACACCGGGCGAGGACGAGGAGCGGGTGGAGGATCAGGACGACGAACTCACCGAAGAAGAGATGGCCGCCCTGGACGAGGAAGAGCGGCGCGAGGCGGAAGCCCGTGCGGCCCGCGAGCGCGGCGCTCTCGAAGGCGAAGCCCTGGAGGCGGCGCTGGACGACCCGGACAGCCCGATCTCCGATCGCGTGGTCTACTTCGCTTTTGACAGTAGCGACATCCGCGACGAGGATATGGAGATACTCGAAGCCCATGGCGAGTTCCTGTCGGACCACCCGAACCAGGAAGTCACCATCGAGGGCCATACCGACGAGCGCGGTGCGCGCGAGTACAACCTGGCACTCGGCGAACGCCGCGCGGAATCGGTGAAGCGTATCCTCGTGCTGAGCGGCGCCTCCGAGGATCAGCTGGAGGTGGTCAGCTACGGCGAAGAGAGCCCGGTCGCCAGCGGCAGCGATGAAGAAGCCTACCAGCAGAACCGTCGCGCCGAACTGGTCTACTGA
- the tolB gene encoding Tol-Pal system beta propeller repeat protein TolB: MHPRLKALAAAALTLGLLPGLAKAELVVEITQGAEAALPIAVAEFGDDGEAPPEDIATIIRNNLLRSGQFDPLPQEEFIDNPTRSDDVRYENWRALGVDNLVVGETRRDGDNFQVRFELLDVFTGDRMLGRSFRVQPGSLRAVAHVISDSIHEELLDRPGAFNTMVAYVAIDESGDEREFELIVADADGHDPQSILTSSEPLLSPAWAPDRERLAYVSFEGRRSEIFVQNIRTGERDNIASFRGLNSAPAWSPDGSTLAVTLSKDGQTDIYALDVETGSTTQITNHHSIDTEAAWSPDGDSIYFTSDRAGNPNIYRVDADGGNVERITYEGTYNASPDISPDGEQLAMVHRTDDGFRIAVQDLNRDRFRVVSEGPHDESPSFAPNGALLVYATRQDGVGVLGTASMYGEARHIMATEGRTLREPAWSPQ, translated from the coding sequence ATGCATCCACGATTGAAAGCACTGGCCGCCGCCGCGCTCACCCTCGGGTTACTTCCCGGGCTGGCAAAAGCGGAACTCGTAGTGGAGATCACCCAGGGCGCGGAAGCGGCGCTGCCCATCGCCGTCGCCGAGTTCGGTGACGATGGTGAGGCACCACCGGAGGACATCGCCACCATCATCCGCAACAACCTGCTGCGCAGCGGCCAGTTCGATCCGCTGCCCCAGGAGGAGTTCATCGACAACCCGACCCGCAGCGATGACGTGCGCTACGAGAACTGGCGCGCCCTCGGGGTCGACAACCTGGTGGTGGGGGAAACCCGGCGCGACGGCGACAACTTTCAGGTCCGCTTCGAGCTGCTGGACGTATTCACCGGCGACCGCATGCTCGGCCGCTCCTTCCGTGTCCAGCCCGGCTCCCTGCGGGCGGTGGCCCACGTCATCAGCGACAGCATCCACGAGGAACTGCTGGACCGCCCCGGCGCCTTCAACACCATGGTGGCCTATGTGGCGATCGACGAAAGCGGGGACGAGCGGGAGTTCGAGCTCATCGTCGCCGACGCCGACGGGCACGACCCACAGTCGATCCTGACCTCCTCGGAACCGCTGCTCTCCCCGGCCTGGGCCCCGGACCGGGAACGCCTGGCCTACGTTTCCTTCGAGGGCCGCCGCTCGGAGATCTTCGTGCAGAACATCCGTACCGGCGAGCGTGACAACATCGCCAGCTTCCGGGGCCTGAACAGCGCACCGGCGTGGTCCCCGGACGGCAGCACCCTGGCGGTGACCCTGTCCAAGGACGGCCAGACGGACATCTACGCGCTGGACGTGGAGACCGGCTCCACCACCCAGATCACCAACCACCACAGCATCGACACGGAAGCCGCCTGGAGCCCCGACGGCGACAGCATCTATTTCACCTCCGACCGTGCCGGCAACCCGAACATCTACCGGGTCGACGCCGACGGCGGCAACGTGGAGCGCATCACCTACGAAGGCACCTACAACGCCTCCCCGGACATCTCCCCGGACGGCGAACAGCTGGCCATGGTCCACCGCACCGACGACGGCTTCCGCATCGCCGTGCAGGACCTCAACCGCGACCGGTTCCGGGTGGTCAGCGAGGGGCCCCACGACGAAAGCCCGAGCTTTGCACCCAACGGTGCGTTGCTGGTCTACGCCACTCGCCAGGATGGCGTTGGCGTTCTCGGTACGGCCTCCATGTATGGCGAGGCACGCCACATCATGGCCACGGAAGGCCGCACGCTGCGGGAACCGGCCTGGTCGCCGCAGTAG
- the tolA gene encoding cell envelope integrity protein TolA → MADWLAKLSAARYVIYSTVAHAALFGLFLVQFSGPMVTQEHEEPPEVINALAIDEDTALEPMRERQRAAEEAQRQAEREAEAEAQRQREEEEQRQREEEERQRQEEERQRQQEAEEQAQREAEAERQRQEAEEQRRAEEEARREAEEEERRRQEAEEERRRQEAEEERRRQEEEERRRQEEEAERQRQAEEEERRRQEEEEARRRAEEEAQREREEELQRQAREEQLARRAERETTRLQRVWQQEVESAWSRPPGTDEGLVTDVRVRLRPNGEVVSTEVARSSGSSSFDRSAENAIRRASPLTVPDDEEVFQRAGLEHFVFRFNPDG, encoded by the coding sequence ATGGCAGACTGGCTCGCGAAACTGTCCGCCGCACGCTACGTGATCTATTCGACCGTGGCGCACGCGGCGCTGTTCGGCCTGTTTCTCGTCCAGTTCAGCGGCCCGATGGTGACCCAGGAGCACGAGGAACCGCCGGAGGTCATCAACGCCCTCGCCATCGACGAGGACACGGCGCTGGAGCCCATGCGCGAACGCCAGCGTGCCGCCGAGGAAGCGCAACGACAGGCGGAGCGTGAGGCGGAAGCCGAGGCACAACGGCAGCGCGAGGAAGAAGAGCAGCGCCAGCGCGAAGAGGAAGAGCGCCAGCGGCAGGAGGAAGAACGCCAGCGGCAGCAGGAAGCCGAGGAGCAGGCTCAGCGGGAAGCCGAGGCCGAGCGGCAACGCCAGGAGGCCGAAGAACAGCGGCGTGCGGAAGAGGAAGCCCGGCGCGAGGCCGAAGAGGAAGAGCGGCGGCGACAGGAAGCCGAAGAGGAACGCCGGCGGCAGGAGGCCGAGGAAGAGCGTCGACGCCAGGAGGAAGAGGAACGGCGGCGACAGGAGGAAGAGGCGGAACGGCAGCGGCAGGCCGAGGAAGAGGAGCGCCGCCGCCAGGAAGAGGAAGAGGCGCGCCGGCGTGCCGAGGAAGAGGCACAGCGCGAGCGCGAGGAAGAGCTCCAGCGGCAGGCGCGGGAAGAGCAGCTTGCCCGTCGAGCGGAACGCGAGACCACCCGGTTGCAACGCGTCTGGCAGCAAGAGGTGGAAAGCGCCTGGTCACGGCCACCCGGCACCGATGAGGGGCTGGTCACCGACGTGCGAGTCCGCCTGCGACCCAACGGCGAAGTGGTCAGCACCGAAGTGGCGCGCAGCAGCGGCAGCTCGTCCTTTGACCGCTCCGCCGAGAACGCCATCCGGCGCGCCTCGCCACTGACGGTCCCTGACGATGAAGAGGTCTTCCAGCGCGCCGGCCTCGAGCATTTCGTTTTCCGATTCAACCCGGACGGATAA
- the tolR gene encoding protein TolR, with translation MRRAYRAKRKPMSEINVVPYIDVMLVLLVIFMVTAPLLYQGVDVDLPRIEAEPLPPEEDDPVIVTVNRDGELLVSIGTDPDEPVGASEVVDLVSRVMRNSPDTPVLVRGDEQVPYGRVLDTMSMLQQAGVPQVGLMTRPPSDD, from the coding sequence ATGCGCCGCGCCTACCGCGCCAAACGCAAACCCATGTCCGAGATCAACGTGGTGCCCTACATCGACGTGATGCTGGTGCTGCTGGTGATCTTCATGGTCACCGCCCCCCTGCTCTACCAGGGCGTCGACGTGGACCTGCCCCGGATCGAGGCCGAGCCGCTCCCCCCGGAGGAGGACGATCCCGTGATCGTCACGGTGAACCGCGACGGGGAACTGCTGGTCAGTATTGGCACGGACCCGGACGAGCCCGTTGGTGCCAGCGAGGTCGTCGACCTGGTGAGCCGGGTGATGCGCAACAGCCCGGACACACCCGTGCTCGTGCGCGGCGACGAACAGGTGCCCTACGGGCGGGTGCTCGATACCATGTCCATGCTGCAGCAGGCCGGCGTGCCACAGGTGGGCCTCATGACCCGACCACCATCGGACGACTGA
- the tolQ gene encoding protein TolQ has product MQGEMSILQLVLDASLLVQAVMLILVLASVASWALMFRKRAVVNDAVETAEEFEDHFWSGGNLAEIYARVGSSEEANGGMERMFRAGFREFSRMRKQGASPEAQVEASQRAMRISLAREEDELESHLPFLATVGSTSPYIGLFGTVWGIMNSFRALGTQQQATLATVAPGIAEALIATALGLFAAIPAVIGYNRYASSVERLCGRYETFMEEFISILQRHAHAQASQTPQEQRD; this is encoded by the coding sequence ATGCAAGGTGAGATGTCCATCCTCCAGCTGGTACTCGATGCCAGTCTGCTGGTTCAGGCGGTGATGCTGATTCTGGTGCTGGCGTCGGTGGCATCCTGGGCGCTGATGTTCCGCAAGCGCGCCGTGGTCAATGACGCCGTGGAGACCGCCGAGGAGTTCGAGGATCACTTCTGGTCCGGCGGCAACCTGGCCGAGATCTATGCACGGGTGGGCTCGTCCGAAGAGGCCAACGGCGGCATGGAACGGATGTTCCGCGCCGGCTTCCGGGAGTTCTCCCGCATGCGCAAGCAGGGCGCCTCCCCGGAAGCGCAGGTGGAAGCATCGCAGCGGGCCATGCGCATCAGCCTCGCGCGCGAGGAGGACGAACTGGAGTCGCACCTGCCCTTTCTTGCCACCGTCGGCTCGACCAGCCCCTACATCGGCCTGTTCGGTACCGTCTGGGGCATCATGAACTCCTTCCGCGCCCTGGGCACACAGCAACAGGCGACGCTCGCCACGGTTGCTCCCGGCATTGCGGAGGCATTGATTGCCACGGCACTGGGGCTGTTCGCAGCCATTCCCGCGGTCATCGGCTACAACCGCTACGCCAGCTCGGTGGAACGCCTGTGCGGCCGCTACGAGACGTTCATGGAGGAGTTCATCAGCATCCTCCAGCGTCACGCCCACGCGCAGGCCTCGCAGACACCTCAGGAACAACGGGACTGA
- the ybgC gene encoding tol-pal system-associated acyl-CoA thioesterase: MTKFRWPIRVYYEDTDAGGVVYHANYLKFFERARTEWLRALGFEQDRLRDEHGLVFVVHDMNLRFHQPARFNDQLVVTCDVRQARGASMTFHQEILAADQDTRLCDAGLTVACIDNRAFRPRPIPKMIRAEMQHAR, from the coding sequence GTGACCAAATTTCGATGGCCCATACGGGTTTACTATGAAGACACCGACGCGGGCGGGGTCGTCTACCACGCCAACTACCTCAAGTTCTTCGAGCGGGCGCGCACGGAATGGTTGCGGGCACTGGGCTTCGAGCAGGACCGGCTCCGCGATGAACACGGCCTGGTGTTTGTGGTCCATGACATGAACCTGCGATTCCATCAGCCGGCACGGTTCAACGATCAGCTGGTCGTGACCTGTGACGTCCGGCAGGCGCGCGGCGCAAGCATGACGTTCCATCAGGAGATCCTGGCCGCAGACCAGGACACGCGACTCTGTGATGCCGGCCTGACGGTCGCGTGTATCGATAACCGGGCGTTCCGGCCGCGCCCCATCCCGAAAATGATTCGAGCGGAGATGCAGCATGCAAGGTGA
- a CDS encoding sigma 54-interacting transcriptional regulator: MKRRSILLVDDDPGLLRLLSIRLKSAGYTVTAAESGEEALANMSAARPDVVITDLRMGGMDGLALFEAIHQDHPTLPVIILTAHGSIPDAVEATRSGVFSFVTKPFDSQKLLEQVAAALEVSGGSESNDAPAAEDWSEHIISRSAPMKNVLSKARMVADSDASVFIRGDSGTGKELLAQAVHRASRRREQPFIAVNCGAIPEPLLESELFGHRKGSFTGATQDHQGLFQAADGGTLFLDEIGDMPQPLQVKLLRVLQEGQVRPVGATSSVPVDVRIISATHRQLDEEMQEGRFREDLYYRLNVVSLELPALADRREDIPLLANHFLQTLAQKYDKLARSFAPDAMERLVSAPWPGNVRQLYNVVEQTVTLSTTPVIPDSLVQSALRDEPGSILPFADARRRFEKDYLARLLQTTGGNVSQAARLARRNRTEFYKLLHRHQIDPSLFKAQDR, encoded by the coding sequence ATGAAGCGGCGCAGCATTCTCCTGGTGGATGACGACCCGGGCCTGCTCCGGCTCCTGTCCATCCGTCTGAAATCAGCTGGATACACCGTGACCGCCGCCGAAAGTGGCGAGGAAGCGCTGGCGAACATGTCCGCCGCGCGCCCGGACGTGGTCATTACCGATCTGCGCATGGGCGGCATGGATGGGCTGGCGCTGTTCGAGGCCATCCACCAGGACCACCCCACCCTGCCGGTCATCATTCTCACGGCGCACGGCTCGATTCCGGATGCAGTCGAGGCAACCCGCAGCGGCGTGTTCAGCTTCGTCACCAAACCGTTCGACAGCCAGAAACTGCTGGAACAGGTGGCCGCCGCACTGGAGGTCTCCGGCGGCTCCGAGAGCAACGACGCACCCGCCGCGGAAGACTGGAGCGAGCACATCATCTCCCGCAGCGCACCCATGAAGAACGTGCTCAGCAAGGCGCGCATGGTCGCCGACTCCGACGCGAGCGTGTTCATCCGCGGCGACAGCGGCACCGGCAAGGAGCTGCTGGCCCAGGCCGTGCACCGGGCCAGCCGGCGCCGGGAGCAGCCCTTCATCGCGGTCAACTGCGGCGCCATCCCCGAACCACTGCTGGAGTCCGAACTGTTCGGCCACCGCAAGGGGTCGTTCACGGGCGCAACGCAGGACCACCAGGGCCTGTTCCAGGCCGCCGACGGCGGCACGCTGTTCCTGGACGAGATCGGTGACATGCCGCAGCCGCTGCAGGTCAAACTGCTGCGCGTCCTGCAGGAGGGCCAGGTCCGCCCCGTGGGCGCCACCTCGTCCGTGCCCGTTGATGTGCGCATCATCTCCGCGACCCATCGCCAGCTCGACGAGGAAATGCAGGAGGGGCGCTTCCGCGAGGACCTCTACTACCGGTTGAACGTGGTCTCCCTGGAGCTGCCCGCCCTGGCGGACCGCCGCGAGGACATCCCGCTGCTGGCCAACCATTTCCTCCAGACCCTGGCACAGAAGTACGACAAGCTGGCCCGCAGCTTCGCGCCCGACGCCATGGAGCGGCTGGTCAGTGCGCCCTGGCCCGGCAACGTGCGCCAGCTCTACAACGTGGTTGAACAGACCGTGACCCTCTCCACTACGCCGGTGATACCGGACAGCCTGGTGCAGTCCGCCCTGCGCGACGAGCCGGGCTCGATCCTGCCCTTCGCGGATGCCCGCCGCCGCTTTGAAAAGGACTACCTTGCGCGCCTGCTCCAGACCACCGGCGGCAATGTCAGCCAGGCAGCGCGGCTGGCACGGCGTAACCGCACCGAGTTCTACAAGCTCCTGCACCGACACCAGATCGACCCATCCCTGTTCAAGGCCCAGGATCGCTGA
- a CDS encoding HAMP domain-containing sensor histidine kinase, whose translation MSLYQPKSTLKLILYGFGFVSLPLIIALGYAGLYVDRLANQSQHAVYQAVQAITASRQLIDLVTTMERSGRQYLILEEPEFLENVEDAHEEFQETAQRLHRLPLDEAHRERVDDLIDAERYVYEQISGYDGGETDQIALARQFMELTQLGQDVLSGSNRMVDREVRTMQETATRAQQLLFWLAVALGPLTIVSVGFFTTLIARPIRQLDRIIRRMGTGDFQQPIQVAGPQDLQYVGERLDWLRQRLLDLEEQKARFLRHVSHELKTPLTAIREGADLLEDSSVGRLNAEQQEIARILASNTQQLQHLIEDLLNFSTARDTAMAMDIKRTRLAPLIEEVARNHKPAMLSKDLQLETELQDIHIRADAEKLRTIVDNLLSNAVKFSPTGGRIHVGLTRDGDGVALTVADEGPGIEADEQDAVFDAFFQGSIRAEGYVKGSGLGLSIAKDYAEAHGGSINLESPGQAGTRIRVDLPLNAGSTSQ comes from the coding sequence ATGAGCCTGTATCAGCCCAAATCCACGCTGAAGCTGATCCTCTACGGTTTCGGCTTTGTCAGCCTGCCGCTGATCATCGCCCTGGGGTACGCAGGGCTGTACGTGGATCGGCTGGCCAATCAGAGCCAGCACGCGGTCTACCAGGCTGTCCAGGCCATCACGGCCAGCCGGCAGCTTATCGACCTGGTGACCACCATGGAGCGCAGCGGCCGGCAATACCTGATCCTGGAGGAGCCGGAATTTCTCGAGAACGTCGAGGATGCGCACGAGGAGTTCCAGGAGACCGCGCAGCGCCTGCACAGGCTCCCGCTGGACGAGGCACACCGCGAGCGGGTGGATGACCTCATCGACGCCGAACGGTACGTCTACGAACAGATCTCCGGTTACGACGGCGGGGAAACCGATCAGATCGCGCTGGCACGCCAGTTCATGGAGCTGACCCAGCTGGGGCAGGACGTCCTCTCGGGCAGCAACCGCATGGTCGACCGGGAGGTTCGGACCATGCAGGAGACCGCCACGCGCGCCCAGCAGCTGCTCTTCTGGCTGGCCGTCGCCCTGGGGCCACTCACCATTGTCTCGGTGGGGTTCTTCACGACCCTGATCGCACGGCCCATCCGGCAGCTGGACCGCATCATCCGCCGCATGGGCACCGGGGACTTCCAGCAGCCGATCCAGGTCGCCGGCCCCCAGGACCTGCAATACGTGGGCGAACGCCTCGACTGGCTACGGCAGCGCCTGCTGGATCTTGAGGAGCAGAAGGCCCGCTTCCTGCGCCACGTCTCCCACGAGCTGAAGACGCCGCTCACCGCCATCCGCGAAGGGGCGGACCTGCTGGAGGACAGCTCCGTGGGGCGGCTCAACGCCGAGCAGCAGGAGATTGCCCGCATTCTCGCCAGCAACACCCAGCAGCTCCAGCACCTGATCGAGGACCTGCTGAACTTCAGCACGGCGCGGGATACGGCCATGGCCATGGACATCAAACGCACGCGGCTGGCCCCCCTGATCGAAGAGGTGGCCCGAAACCACAAACCTGCCATGCTTTCAAAAGATCTGCAGCTCGAGACGGAGCTGCAGGACATCCACATCCGTGCGGACGCTGAAAAGCTCCGCACGATCGTGGACAATCTGCTGTCCAACGCAGTCAAGTTCTCGCCCACGGGCGGGCGCATCCACGTTGGGTTGACGCGCGACGGTGACGGGGTCGCGCTGACAGTGGCCGACGAAGGGCCTGGCATCGAAGCGGACGAGCAGGACGCCGTGTTCGACGCCTTCTTCCAGGGCAGCATCCGGGCCGAGGGATACGTCAAGGGTTCAGGCCTGGGTCTGTCCATTGCCAAGGACTACGCAGAAGCCCACGGGGGCTCGATCAATCTGGAATCACCGGGGCAGGCGGGAACCCGGATCAGGGTGGACCTGCCGCTCAATGCAGGGTCGACAAGTCAATGA
- the ruvB gene encoding Holliday junction branch migration DNA helicase RuvB, with amino-acid sequence MIESDRVVTANASPEDEALDRAIRPKQLADYVGQPTVREQLEIFIEAARRRGDALDHLLIFGPPGLGKTTLAHIVANEMGVNLRQTSGPVLEKAGDLAALLTNLEPHDVLFVDEIHRLSAVVEEVLYPAMEDHKIDIMIGEGPTARSIKLDLPPFTLVGATTRAGLLTAPLRARFGITQRLEYYGEDDLAGIVTRSARLLALEMDPDGAREIARRSRGTPRIANRLLRRVRDYAEVRAEGHVTVAVADQALRMLNVDDSGFDDQDRRLLQTIIEKFDGGPVGVDNLAAAIGEERGTIEEVLEPFLIQRGFMMRTPRGRMATATAYRHFGLAPPPRTDAPSGDLFADDTDA; translated from the coding sequence ATGATCGAATCCGACCGCGTCGTCACCGCCAATGCCTCTCCGGAGGACGAGGCGCTGGACCGCGCGATCCGCCCGAAACAGCTCGCGGACTACGTCGGCCAGCCAACGGTGCGCGAGCAGCTGGAGATCTTCATCGAGGCCGCGCGCCGGCGCGGCGACGCCCTGGACCACCTGCTCATCTTCGGCCCACCCGGGCTGGGCAAGACCACGCTGGCCCACATCGTCGCCAATGAAATGGGCGTCAACCTGCGCCAGACCTCCGGCCCGGTGCTCGAGAAGGCAGGGGATCTGGCGGCACTGCTGACCAACCTGGAGCCCCACGACGTGCTGTTCGTGGACGAGATCCACCGTCTCAGCGCCGTGGTGGAAGAGGTCCTCTACCCGGCCATGGAGGATCACAAGATCGACATCATGATCGGCGAAGGCCCCACGGCGCGCTCGATCAAGCTCGACCTGCCGCCGTTCACCCTGGTGGGTGCCACCACCCGCGCCGGGCTGCTCACGGCACCACTGCGCGCGCGGTTCGGCATCACCCAGCGGCTGGAATACTACGGTGAGGATGACCTCGCGGGCATCGTCACCCGATCGGCGCGCCTGCTGGCGCTGGAGATGGACCCGGACGGCGCCCGCGAGATCGCCCGCCGCTCGCGGGGTACGCCGCGGATCGCCAACCGGCTGCTGCGCCGGGTGCGCGATTACGCGGAAGTCCGCGCCGAGGGCCACGTGACCGTGGCCGTGGCCGACCAGGCCCTGCGCATGCTCAACGTGGACGACTCCGGCTTCGACGACCAGGACCGCCGCCTGCTGCAGACCATCATCGAGAAATTCGACGGCGGCCCCGTGGGCGTGGACAATCTGGCTGCCGCCATCGGCGAGGAGCGGGGCACCATTGAGGAAGTCCTGGAGCCCTTCCTGATCCAGCGCGGCTTCATGATGCGCACGCCGCGGGGCCGCATGGCGACGGCCACCGCCTACCGCCATTTCGGCCTGGCACCGCCGCCACGAACGGACGCACCATCCGGCGACCTGTTCGCCGACGACACGGACGCCTGA
- the ruvA gene encoding Holliday junction branch migration protein RuvA yields MIGRLTGILAEKQPPNLLVDVHGVGYEVQAPMTTFYDLPAVGGTVSLHTHLAVREDGQNLYGFATGRERELFRALIKVSGVGPKLGLTLLSGMRVDEFIQCLHDQDVSRLTRTPGVGRKTAERLVIEMQDRVKTLTGGGPSQPGAAAPRAAAGDAASDAVSALVALGYKPAEASKLVNNVDEPDVPSEELIRRALQKSVK; encoded by the coding sequence ATGATCGGTCGTCTTACCGGCATACTTGCCGAGAAACAGCCTCCCAACCTGCTGGTGGACGTGCACGGCGTGGGCTACGAAGTCCAGGCCCCCATGACCACCTTCTACGACCTGCCCGCCGTCGGCGGAACCGTGTCGCTGCATACACACCTGGCCGTGCGCGAGGACGGGCAGAACCTCTACGGTTTCGCCACCGGGCGTGAGCGCGAGCTGTTCCGGGCACTGATCAAGGTCAGCGGGGTGGGTCCGAAGCTCGGTCTCACCCTGCTCTCGGGCATGCGTGTGGATGAGTTCATCCAGTGCCTGCACGACCAGGACGTCAGCCGGCTGACCCGGACCCCCGGCGTGGGCCGCAAGACCGCCGAGCGGCTGGTCATCGAGATGCAGGACCGGGTCAAGACACTGACCGGCGGCGGCCCTTCACAACCGGGCGCCGCGGCGCCCCGGGCAGCGGCCGGAGACGCCGCCTCCGACGCCGTCAGCGCGCTGGTGGCCCTGGGCTACAAGCCGGCCGAGGCCAGCAAGCTGGTCAACAACGTTGACGAACCGGACGTGCCCAGTGAAGAACTGATACGCAGAGCGCTACAGAAATCCGTAAAATAA
- the ruvC gene encoding crossover junction endodeoxyribonuclease RuvC: MTRVLGIDPGSRLTGFGVVDADGSRYHYVDSGVIRTLEAPFPERLRIIFEDLAQLIATHQPAIMAVEQVFVQKNVSSALKLGHARGAAICAGATSGLDVAEYTPRAVKQALVGTGSADKAQVAHMVRQLLGIDAPLAEDASDALAVALCHVHQTPLQQRIHNTQESRP, encoded by the coding sequence ATGACACGGGTTCTCGGCATCGACCCGGGCTCCCGCCTGACCGGTTTCGGCGTGGTCGATGCCGACGGCAGCCGCTACCACTACGTCGACAGCGGCGTCATCCGCACGCTGGAGGCCCCGTTCCCGGAACGGCTGCGGATCATTTTCGAGGACCTGGCCCAGCTCATCGCCACCCATCAACCGGCGATCATGGCCGTGGAGCAGGTCTTCGTGCAGAAGAACGTCAGCTCCGCGCTCAAACTGGGTCATGCCCGGGGCGCCGCCATCTGTGCCGGTGCCACCAGCGGCCTGGACGTGGCCGAGTACACGCCGCGCGCAGTCAAGCAGGCGCTGGTGGGCACCGGCAGCGCCGACAAGGCGCAGGTTGCCCACATGGTACGGCAGCTGCTGGGCATCGACGCGCCGCTGGCCGAGGACGCGTCGGACGCGCTCGCCGTGGCACTCTGCCATGTCCACCAGACACCTCTGCAGCAACGTATCCACAACACTCAGGAGAGCCGGCCATGA
- a CDS encoding YebC/PmpR family DNA-binding transcriptional regulator codes for MAGHSKWANIKHKKKAEDAKRGKIFTKMIREITVAARLGDPDPDTNPRLRLAVDRALAVNMPKDNIERAIKRASGQDDNAVYEELRYEGYGPNGAAIMVEAMTDNRNRTVSEVRHAFSKHGGNMGTDGSVAFLFSHAGVIMFEPGTDEDQVMELALEAGAEDVITNDDGSIEVLTSPEDYIQVRDALVEGGLEPADNEVTMRPATTVSLTGDDAVKMVKLLERLEDLDDVQRVYHNADIEEDAYAQA; via the coding sequence ATGGCAGGTCACAGCAAGTGGGCCAACATCAAGCACAAGAAGAAGGCCGAGGACGCGAAACGGGGCAAGATCTTCACCAAGATGATCCGCGAGATCACCGTGGCGGCACGCCTCGGCGATCCCGACCCGGACACCAACCCGCGCCTGCGCCTGGCGGTGGATCGGGCGCTCGCCGTGAACATGCCCAAGGACAACATCGAACGCGCCATCAAGCGGGCCTCCGGACAGGACGACAACGCCGTCTACGAGGAGCTCCGCTACGAGGGCTACGGCCCCAACGGCGCGGCGATCATGGTTGAAGCCATGACCGACAACCGCAACCGCACGGTCTCCGAGGTGCGCCACGCGTTCAGCAAGCACGGCGGCAACATGGGCACCGACGGCTCGGTGGCGTTCCTGTTCAGCCATGCGGGCGTCATCATGTTCGAGCCCGGCACCGACGAGGACCAGGTCATGGAGCTGGCGCTGGAGGCCGGCGCCGAGGACGTCATCACCAATGACGACGGCTCCATCGAGGTACTCACATCGCCGGAGGACTACATCCAGGTCCGGGACGCGCTCGTGGAGGGCGGCCTGGAGCCGGCGGACAACGAAGTCACCATGCGCCCGGCCACCACGGTCAGCCTCACCGGCGACGACGCCGTGAAGATGGTCAAGCTGCTGGAGCGGCTGGAGGACCTGGATGACGTCCAGCGGGTCTACCACAACGCGGACATCGAGGAGGACGCCTACGCCCAGGCGTAG